Within the Cyanobium sp. ATX 6F1 genome, the region CCTTCCCGACGGACTGGCGGGCGTCCCGTCACAGCGCCCCCGAGGCGCTACCTGCCATGTCCTGCTATCTCGATGCGATCACCCGCAAGGATCCCGTCGCCGTGATCGAGCAGTGCCACCTGCACCTGCTGCAGATCCTGCGCTCTCAGCAATGCAACCCGATCCAGCGCTCCTGGATCAGCGATCAGCCCTATGGAGAAGAGGAGATCACCCTGCTGGAAGAAGAGTTGATCCCTGCGATGGAGGAGTTCCTCTCCCGCATCAAGGAGATCGATGATTGCCTCCTGGCGAAGCAGGAATTTCTGGAGAGGTGCCAGCTGGAGGCCGTTCGTGATCGCGCTCCTGCCACTGAGGCAGCCGCCGCCTGAGGCGATCAGGGGCTGCCACGCGCCAGCCCTTTTGGGGCTCTGTCCCTCGGGGCCATGCCCCTCACCAGGCTTTGCCCTTGCGTAGGTAGCTCTCCAGTTCCGCCTTGCGGATCACCCGCGACTCGTGGTTGTTGCTGATCTGAACTAGGCCACCGGTCATGGCAGCCGTGGCTCGCCATGGGCCGGGTTCAGTCGGGACCGGCCTCGGGCACTCACCCAACAAGGCCGCCAGCTCGTCTCGTGCTCCAACCACCTGTCATCGTGCCGCTCACTTCTGTTGCCAGGCCCAGCAGGTCGAGCGATCTGACGGTGGGGGTGTGTCGCGCGGGCTTCCTCATGGTCGCCCCACGGGCAAGGGCAATCGGGCGAGCGCAGCTGGCCTTGTCGCCGTGAGTCGAGTTCCAGCCGTGGTAGCTACCATGGGTCATTACCAGATCAGGGGCATCCGATGGACACCGCACGTCTGTTCCAATCGGGCCGCAGCCAGGCGGTACGGCTCCCGAAGGACTACCGCTTCAGCGGCAACGAGGTGGTGGTGAAGCATTTCGGCAACGGCGTGCTGCTGCTGCCCATCGATGACCCCTGGCAAACCCTGGAGGCGGGGCTGGCAGCCTTTGAGCCGGGGTTTGTGATCACGCGCGAGCAACCCGAAGAGCAGATCCGAGAAGCGATCAGCCCATGATCTTGCTCGATACCAACATCTGTATTTACATCATCAATGCCAAACCAGCCGCTGTGCTGGAGCGGTTCAAGAACTACCGACTTGGAGAGATTGGCCTCTGCAGTGTGGTAGCTGCCGAGCTGGCCTTTGGTGTTGCCAAGAGTAGTTCGGCACGCAACCGTCAGGCTCTGGAGATGTTTCTGGCCCCACTAACGATACTGCCCTTTGACGAGCGCGCCGCCTGGGCCTACGGCGACCTGCGTGCGGAGCTGGAACGCCGGGGTACACCGATTGGTTCACTCGACACGATGATCGCGGCCCATGCCCTGAGCCTGCAGGCCACGCTGATCACCAACAACACCCGTGAGTTTGCCCAAGTGCCCGGTCTGCATGTTGATAACTGGGCACCAACGGCGTAAGGCGCCGCACAGGCGCTTTGAACTCCACAGGATTCGAATCACCAGGCCTTGCCGCTCCGCAGGTAGGCCTCCACCTCAGATTTGCGGATCACCCGCGACTCGTTGTTGTTGCTGATCTGCAGCAGGCCGCCACTGATCCTGGCCGACACGCGCCAGGGGCCAGCTGGTTCCTGTGGCGGCGGTTCACGGTTGGCAGAGCCACGGCTGGCAGAGCCACGAATGGCCGGAGGCATCAGCGCAGCCACAAGACGTCAACACCCCTTGCCAGCGGCAACCGTGGCCTGGCAATGGAGCCTGAACACAAGGAGCCCAGCCATGCCCGCCACCATGATCAGCGCCAGGTCGATGAAGGCCCCGGCTCAGGTCGCCCGGGTCCACGCCAAACCCCGCACCGGCATCTGGCCCCAGCAGGTGGTCGGCGCACCGGGCGTTGCCTTTTCCGTCGCCATGGCCCCCTCGCGGGGCAGCTTCGATCGGCAGATGACGAAGACCACCCTGCCTGTGCCGTCACGGGTGCGGCGCACCGGTGGCTGGAGCAGCGGCAATCTGCTCAGGATCTCTTGAGCGCTGGACGAACGGGGCGGTGCACCCCATAGCCACGGCACAGGCACGGATTCAGCCTGAGTCCTCGAAGCAAGCAAGCCGAACGATCGCTCTGCTTACAGGGGGTTGAGGGATCGTTGGTTGGCCATCACCCAGCGGGTGAAGGTTTCACGATTCAGTTGACCACTGGCGACGGCCAGCACAACCGCCTCGGCAGCATCCACGCTGGCGGAAAGCTCAAATCCATTGAGCACCAAGGTGGTCTCCATGGCGGCATGGCCGACGCGCTTGTTCCCGTCCACGAAGGGGTGGTTCTGGATCAGCGAAAAGCCCAGAGCTGCTGCTTTCGCGATCAACCCTGGGTAGAGATCAACACCGGCAAAGCTTTGGCGAGGCTGGGCCAGAGAGGCCTCCAGCAAGCCCAGATCGCGTAGGCCGGTCATGCCACCACTCTGGTGAATCAGGCGACGGTGCAGTTCCAGCACCTCTGCCAAGTGCAGCCAACGCATCAAGCCAGGCGTTGATAGAGCACCTGGTTCTTCTCAAGAACCCGTTGCGCGGCAGCATCGAAATCGGCGGACTGATGAGCCAGCAGATCCCGTACGGCTGCA harbors:
- a CDS encoding antitoxin, with the translated sequence MDTARLFQSGRSQAVRLPKDYRFSGNEVVVKHFGNGVLLLPIDDPWQTLEAGLAAFEPGFVITREQPEEQIREAISP
- a CDS encoding type II toxin-antitoxin system tRNA(fMet)-specific endonuclease VapC, which produces MILLDTNICIYIINAKPAAVLERFKNYRLGEIGLCSVVAAELAFGVAKSSSARNRQALEMFLAPLTILPFDERAAWAYGDLRAELERRGTPIGSLDTMIAAHALSLQATLITNNTREFAQVPGLHVDNWAPTA
- a CDS encoding type II toxin-antitoxin system death-on-curing family toxin, producing MRWLHLAEVLELHRRLIHQSGGMTGLRDLGLLEASLAQPRQSFAGVDLYPGLIAKAAALGFSLIQNHPFVDGNKRVGHAAMETTLVLNGFELSASVDAAEAVVLAVASGQLNRETFTRWVMANQRSLNPL